One genomic region from Xiphophorus couchianus chromosome 21, X_couchianus-1.0, whole genome shotgun sequence encodes:
- the ropn1l gene encoding ropporin-1-like protein: MPLPDTFYCAQQINIPPELPDILKSFTKAAIRTQPKDLLQWCSAYFNALAKGECLPVKERLEMNVATQKTDTGLTPGLLKILHKQLSPKETCSKEDVQLKWKALCLPMEQLEALLSLGSFDSKINWMEFFALGCSALGGTLISSMKYACEILTTDEEGGPSRIPFDTFSHLYTYLAQLEGEDKAEDHTETFLHSLMPLINKQNGMIQVSNFYPRRKFVVKKMAMED; the protein is encoded by the exons ATGCCTCTTCCAGACACATTCTATTGCGCCCAACAAATCAACATCCCTCCCGAGCTACCGGACATCCTCAAAAGCTTCACCAAGGCAGCTATCCGAACACAGCCCAAAGATTTGCTGCAGTGGTGTTCAGC ATACTTCAATGCACTGGCCAAAGGGGAGTGTCTTCCAGTAAAGGAGAGGCTGGAGATGAATGTTGCCACTCAGAAGACTGACACTGGACTGACTCCAGGTCTACTGAAGATCCTCCACAAGCAG TTGTCTCCAAAGGAAACTTGCAGCAAAGAGGATGTGCAGCTGAAATGGAAGGCTCTATGTCTTCCCATGGAACAACTGGAGGCTCTGCTGTCGTTGGGCAGCTTTGATTCGAAAATCAACTGGATGGAGTTTTTTGCCCTGGGCTGTAGTGCTCTTGGAGGG ACTCTTATAAGCTCTATGAAGTACGCCTGTGAGATCCTGACAACTGATGAGGAGGGTGGCCCTTCGAGGATCCCATTCGATACCTTCTCCCATCTCTACACCTACTTGGCTCAACTAGAGGGGGAGGACAAAGCAGAGGACCACACTGAGACCTTCCTCCACAGCCTGATGCCACTAAT CAACAAGCAGAACGGCATGATTCAAGTTTCCAACTTCTACCCCAGGAGGAAGTTTGTGGTCAAAAAAATGGCTATGGAAGACTAA